One stretch of Mobula birostris isolate sMobBir1 chromosome 5, sMobBir1.hap1, whole genome shotgun sequence DNA includes these proteins:
- the LOC140197459 gene encoding sorbin and SH3 domain-containing protein 2-like yields the protein MDIMDLTAFNSGIVSFSSCCSLDLKGGDISRQCPLSYVLQNQNSSPELGYSSRLSQPLVVITPSPKRSVLFKNGWQLNRQNAEAWSSTEERTSPKLKSRSYDDLLQSDYEEVQEEQIKSESMVSLLCEEQAKGEYSRGWLSPHGTVSTKPHRPRIRCKSARGGKGFLKLYKKMHHINRKELINPDVICTVKSRVLQYEQEQHRGIFSEWKELSSEVPRDMVPTRISEFEKIIKSKSMPNLDKAILSEASYTASNKRIFPRRRLSIESLLDEENQGRKLSTMQQQYCMSKAMMPIHIKITNENQSKLASRFESAEMDSDHEAVVSDLSDYMPIEGSSFCSESDFDHYSFTSSESIYGSGHHLHHHKHLLSSCKGRCPASYTRFTTMLKHERANQDKKPTSKKPEADSNLSKLAFLVSPVPFRRKKALPAQKKPEKPKSKSVYEALDSALKDIYDHIKAEKRRGSLPDNSILHRLITELLPDIPERNSSLKVLRKKVSPQPSLQQEVEVTVPLYQCDYGKNQFSTSYQDMDTNNNPENDCTYYQGGKQIILFIVCLGIV from the exons ATGGATATTATGGATCTTACTGCCT TTAATTCTGGAATTGTCTCTTTTTCATCATGCTGCTCTCTGGATCTGAAAGGTGGGGATATTAGCAGACAATGCCCACTTAGCTATGTACTGCAAAACCAGAATTCCTCTCCTGAGTTAGGTTATAGTAGTCGCCTTAGCCAGCCTTTGGTTGTAATTACACCAAGCCCAAAACGGTCTGTTCTGTTCAAGAATGGCTGGCAGCTGAATCGACAAAATGCAGAAGCTTGGAGCAGCACAGAGGAGCGGACCTCACCGAAACTGAAGTCCCGCAGCTACGACGATCTACTGCAGAGTGACTATGAAGAGGTTCAGGAAGAGCAGATAAAGTCTGAGAGCATGGTGTCATTACTCTGTGAAGAGCAGGCCAAGGGTGAATACTCTAGAGGTTGGCTGTCGCCACATGGAACCGTGAGCACAAAGCCCCACAGGCCACGGATTCGCTGCAAATCAGCTCGTGGTGGCAAAGGCTTCCTGAAGCTCTACAAGAAAATGCACCACATAAATCGCAAGGAGTTGATAAACCCAGATGTCATCTGCACCGTGAAGTCCAGGGTGTTACAATACGAACAGGAACAGCACAGGGGCATCTTTTCAGAATGGAAAGAGCTCTCCAGTGAGGTACCAAGAGACATGGTGCCGACCCGAATCTCTGAATTTGAGAAAATTATTAAGTCAAAATCTATGCCCAACCTGGACAAAGCAATTTTATCGGAAGCCTCCTATACAGCTTCCAATAAGAGGATCTTCCCAAGGCGGCGGTTATCCATTGAATCTTTACTGGATGAGGAAAATCAAGGCAGGAAACTGTCTACTATGCAGCAACAGTATTGCATGTCCAAAGCTATGATGCCAATTCATATCAAAATAACAAATGAAAATCAGTCAAAACTGGCCTCGCGGTTTGAGAGTGCTGAGATGGACAGTGACCATGAGGCTGTggtgtctgacctcagtgattacATGCCGATTGAAGGCTCCTCATTCTGCAGCGAGAGTGATTTTGATCATTATTCCTTCACATCTTCAGAAAGCATTTACGGCTCAGGTCACCATCTCCACCATCACAAGCACCTTCTCAGCTCCTGCAAGGGCAGGTGTCCAGCCTCGTACACCAGGTTCACCACTATGCTGAAACACGAGAGGGCAAATCAAGACAAGAAACCAACTTCAAAGAAACCCGAAGCTGACTCCAACCTGTCAAAGCTTGCCTTCCTGGTCAGTCCGGTGCCTTTCAGAAGGAAAAAGGCTCTGCCAGCCCAAAAAAAACCTGAAAAGCCAAAATCTAAATCAGTGTACGAAGCCCTGGATTCTGCTTTAAAAGATATCTATGATCACATCAAAGCAGAAAAAAGGCGTGGGAGTTTACCTGATAACAGCATATTACACAGACTTATAACTGAACTGCTTCCAGATATCCCTGAACGGAATTCATCCCTCAAAGTCCTAAGGAAGAAAGTTAGTCCACAGCCTTCTCTGCAGCAAGAAGTGGAGGTTACGGTTCCTTTATACCAGTGTGACTATGGAAAAAATCAATTTAGTACCTCTTATCAGGACATGGACACCAACAACAACCCAGAGAATGATTGTACCTACTACCAAGGTGGCAAGCAAATCATACTCTTCATTGTGTGTCTGGGAATTGTGTGA